A genomic segment from Syntrophotalea acetylenivorans encodes:
- a CDS encoding TetR/AcrR family transcriptional regulator: MDRSNTKQRLLDVAERLFADSGYHCTSLRKITAEAGVNLASVSYHFGSKEALVEAIFERRLQPLNEERLGRLEVVRVKAAAEGRKPTAEEALRAFIEPTLHFRDSAPGARYFLHLVGRALTEPDDAVRSIFFRMIGPVFALMFQLLCETRPDLDYNQVFWRLNFAIGAIARCTFLPEKLPVVPPGVELEPGAEKQITMLVDFLVAGMEAP, encoded by the coding sequence ATGGACAGGTCGAATACCAAGCAGCGACTGCTCGATGTGGCGGAAAGGCTCTTCGCCGACAGCGGCTATCACTGTACCTCGTTACGCAAAATTACCGCCGAGGCCGGGGTGAACCTCGCCTCCGTGAGCTATCACTTTGGCTCCAAAGAAGCACTGGTCGAGGCTATTTTTGAGCGCCGTCTGCAGCCTCTCAATGAGGAACGTCTGGGACGGCTGGAAGTCGTTCGTGTCAAGGCCGCTGCAGAGGGACGAAAACCGACGGCGGAAGAGGCTCTGCGCGCCTTTATTGAGCCGACCCTGCATTTTCGCGACTCGGCCCCCGGCGCCCGCTATTTTCTTCATCTTGTCGGTCGGGCCTTGACCGAGCCCGATGACGCGGTCCGGTCTATATTTTTTCGCATGATCGGTCCGGTTTTCGCCCTGATGTTTCAGTTGCTCTGCGAAACCCGGCCGGATTTGGATTACAATCAGGTTTTCTGGCGATTGAATTTCGCTATCGGTGCCATTGCCCGCTGTACCTTTCTCCCGGAAAAACTGCCGGTAGTGCCACCCGGAGTCGAGTTGGAGCCCGGTGCCGAAAAACAGATTACAATGTTGGTCGATTTCCTGGTCGCCGGAATGGAGGCACCATGA